The Oncorhynchus gorbuscha isolate QuinsamMale2020 ecotype Even-year linkage group LG06, OgorEven_v1.0, whole genome shotgun sequence sequence AATCTGTGTCAGACACAAACACAATAATTTATCTGTAGTCTTACCTTAAACCATGACCTTTGACTGCATTCACTGACCTGAGGTATTCTCTTCTTATTGCCTTGAAAAGTTGCATGTACTGGAGTTTTACTAACATTTCTACTTCTTCCTCCTCCAGGTGAGAAGGGGGACAGTGGCCAGCGAGGACCGTACGGTAAATCCGGTAAGTCTGGCCAATCCGGTCCCCGGGGGCCCAACGGCATCAGGGGCACCAAAGGGAGCATAGGGACCCCGGGTGAACCCTGCAAGGCCCAGTACGCTGCTTTCTCCGTGGGCCGCAAGAAGGCCATCCACTCCAACGACTACTACCAGACCTTAGTGTTCGACACCGAGCTCGTCAACCTCTACGGCCACTTCAACATGTTCACCGGCAAGTTCTACTGCTACGTGCCAGGGGTCTACTACTTCAGCCTGAACGTGCACACGTGGAACCAGAAGGAGACGTATGTGCACGTTATGCATAACGAGAGGGAGGTGGTGATCCTGTACGCTCAGCCCAGTGACCGGAGTATCATGCAGAGCCAGAGCCTGATGctagagctggagagagaggaccaggtGTGGGTCAGGCTGttcaaaggggagagagagaacgccaTCTTCAGCGATGACTTTGATACCTACGTCACTTTCAATGGACACCTCATCAAGCCAAAGAgcgaggggtaggaggagggggacGGATGCGTCTATGTCCCAGGTGGCACCcttttccatatatagtgcactacttttgagcagagccatatgggccctggtcaaaagtagtgtactatataggggagaacagggtgctatttgagaTGTAGACAGGGTTGTGGGCTTGTGTGATATTATGGACACGTGTGAAACGAGATGGAGACACAATCAGAAGAGTGATTGGTTCACAGTTCATAGTAGAATATCTCCTTAATATTCTTATTGTgtcttttaataaatgtattttatataacATAATCCAgatagcaaaatatatattttgagaaGTAAACCAAGCCAAGTCTTAATCTAGCAAAAACATGTTGCCCACACAGTCCAATAAAGATTGAGGATCTTTTGGATGTTTTGTCAGGAACCAAACAAAATGAATTCGAGATTGTCACTGTTGTGTTGTTGAGTTTAAAGTGCCTTGAGGGTGTGAAGAAGTGTCCTGCATCTGCAGCCATCACATAGCTGTACTGATGTCCATTTGGCCAGTAAACCTTAAAAAGTACTCCATGTCCCCTGGCAGCACTAagtgtacatcccaaatggcaccctactccctatattttgcactacttttgaccagaaccctatggagcATGATGAAaattagtgcactaaatagggaatagggtgccatttgggatggagacCATTTTATGAATTATGTATTTTGTGTGATGGAAAGTATTATAATTCTTACCAAGTTTGCACTCAGATAAACCATATGTTAGGTTAAGAGCACCCATCATAGCTTTCAAATGCAGATGTAGCGATAGAACATCTTTTTGAGTTACACAAAATGGCTATTAAATTACACTGTAAACATATCCTAAAACAGGTATTGATAGGACTTACCCAGGAAAAACCTCCATTACAGACCAATTCACAGTGAACAGGAGATGGAGCACTTTATATCTTGTTATTCAGGCTTTATTCCCTGACTGGATGAACTACACAGGTATACTTCATATATTATAAAACATTTCATACAACCTGGATAAAGATAAAGATAAAGCAACAGGTGCTAGAAGTGAATGAGCCAAAGCATTCTGGTTGTTCAGTGACTGTGGACATTCAAAACCTGGAAGCAAACCTCTTTCCATTCAGATAGAAAAGGTCACTCCATTTCTGCAGTGTTGTCTGTCTGACATTTGTAGACTGTAGTCAGCCCTGTCTGTGGAGTTATTGTACTAGGGTGGGGTTGCcctttgattatttgaataaaAAACCCAGCGCCAATATTGACAACATTGGTCCAGTGTGGATGTAACCCAGTCTCCATAATACAACAATAGACTCAGATTTACTGAAGATACAATATCGGTTTAGCAAAAATGGAAATGATAATCGCATAGGGCAAAATCAGTTACATATACAATAATAATACTACATGGTGCTTTAACTGTTCAATGGTGCTGTTTAGATTTGagcaacaatcaatatatatattattgagtTGTGCAAAGTATTTGATATATActatgtttttagtttttttaaatataatgtaTTGTCAATAAAAACGTGTTAGACCTCAGTGGTGTAGAAATATCTACCAAAATATGAATATCTtaaacaaaatatttttccacaaGCCAGTATTCACTTTCTATGAAACCTTGAGTCATTGAAAATGTCCAAGGTGGTttcagaaatattacatttacatttacatttaagtcatttagcagacgctcttatccagagcgacttacaaattggtgcattcaccttatgacatccagtgggacagtcacttaacaatagtgcatctaaaacttagggggggtggggtgagagggattacttaacctatcctaggtattccttaaagaggtggggtttcaggtgtctccggaaggtggtgattgactccgctgtcctggcgtcgtgagggagtttgttccaccattggggggccagggcagcgaacagttttgactgggctgagcgggagctgtacttcctcagtggtagggaggcgagcaggccagaggtggatgaacgcagtgcccttgtttgggtgtagggcctgatcagagcctggaggtactgaggtgccgttccccacagctccgtaggcaagcaccatggtcttgtagcggatgcgagcttcaactggaagccagtggagagaacggaggagcggggtgacgtgagagaacttgggaaggttgaacaccagacggctgcggcgttctggatgagttgaaggggtttaatggcacaggcagggagcccagccaacagcgagttgcagtaatccagacgggagatgacaagtgcctggattaggacctgcgccgcttcctgtgtgaggcagggtcgtactctgcggatgttgtagagcatgaacctacaggaacgggccaccgccttgatgttagttgagaacgacagggtgttgtccaggatcacaccaaggttcttggcgctctgggaggaggacacagtggagttgtcaaccgtgatggcgagatcatggaacgggcagtccttccccgggaggaagagcagctccgtcttgccgaggttcagcttgaggtggtgatccgtcatccacactgatatgtctgccagacatgcagagatgcgattcgccacctggtcatcagaagggggaaaggagaagattaattgtgtgtcgtctgcatagcaatgataagagagaccatgtgaggttatgacagagccaagtgacttggtgtatagcgagaataggagagggccaataTATTTGTATACGAGTTGACGTCCCTAGAGCTCACTGTTAACTGCCAAGGCCCCATTCCAAACCAAACCCCCACACCCTATCCCTGTGTCCTAGATGGTCCTTGTTCCAAACCAAAACAAACCCTCACACCCTATGTCCTAGTTGGGCCCCGTTCCAAACCAAACCCTTATTCCCAATCAATGGGTCCTAGTTCGGTCCTTGTGCAAACCAAACCCTCACACATTTTTAACATTTATATTTTAGTAGATgatcttatccagagctacttaatgagtgcatacattttcatactggtccaccATGGGAGTCAAACCCACAACGCTTTCTTGCTCTACCAACGATCCATGGGTCTTAGTTGACTGTCCCTCATGGTTCTGAAGGGCCTCTTTTCAAACCAAACCATCACATGAAAAGATGATCTAGGGAGAAAGGCCAGATATTGAATTTGGTCTGGAATTAGATCCCAGGAAATACTTAGCCGAGACCAGAATTGCCAGAAAATGTTTTAGTGCCTGCAGACATACATGTTTTCTATAGTAGACTGTTTGACTAAGGCTGTTCAGCCACTATGCATTGTTTAAAAGCAGTTTTGATACGATCAAGTTGAGTATGTATATGGACCATATTCATTAAAAAGACAAATAAATAATGTTCTGTTGTTTGAGTGATAGGGTGCATGGGATATATGGTGGTTTTGCATgcttgtttagttgttgtgtgtgtgtgtgtgtgtatgcctgtatTATATAGGGTGTGTCTCTATTTCTCCTGGCTATTTGATGGTGTGTACCTGCCAAACTTTCTCGGTGGACACAGAGGAATGTGCTTGGGAGAACAAAGCACACCAACCCAAACCCAGACCCAACCTGTAGACAGCAAATATTATGTCTTCTTAGTTactacttcctctctctgtccctctctctcattctctatgcCCACATAGGCACATATGCATGCAGtagtcatgcacacacacacacacacacacacacacacacacacacacacacacacacacacacacacacacacacacacacacacacacacacacacacacacacacacacacacacacacacacacacacacacacacacacacacacacacacacacacacacacacacacacacacacacacacacacacacacacacacacacacacacacacacacacacacacagaaataagaGCAATTTTGAAATGTTATAACTGTTTTGTGACAGTAAGAACATTGAATCATTTCTATAGGCTCCTGGTTTTGCAGAGGTCTTCTTCTGCCCTCTTGTGGCTTGGATTGGTAAAGCAGCTCTGTGTTTGATCCTGACCAATTCCCTGTCCTATCCTGGCCTGTCTTGGCTCAATCCCAGCACTCCTcctgttcaacacacacacacttcacaaacacactgtcagcactacccccccccccatacacacacaccccgtaCACCCTCCCCTCAGTATCTCTGGCCTCCAGCCATTTAGCCACTAGCAAGAATGAGCTGCAAAATACAAGCATAAAAAAACTGGAAGAAAAGGAAACACCAGTAGTCTTTttttcactcccctcctcctcgtctcactctctccttctctcttcccttgaTGAAGATAAGTGATTTAAAAAGCTTTTACCCGTGGGGGTAGAGTGAACCGAGTATAAATAAGCTATGAGAATAGATTAGTGTGTAGGGGTAATCAGCAGATGCCAGAGCCAGGGAATCTCCCAAGCGCAGCATAAATGCATAGAGAAAGATGGCAGCTAAAATGGCTGACACCATTTTAGCTGACCACATCACTCACACAGGGAGATATCACTGTCTGTACGGGGTGGTTAGCAATGGGGTCTACGTTTTGTACTACCTACCAGTAGAGCTGTTAGCTTTAACTCTGAATTTACTCTAATCTTTTTCTATTGGAGTAAAATGGTCCTGTGTTTACTTACAGGTGAAATGCTGAAGTTGTGGTTGGAAGATTCTCTGAAAATGCAGAGTGAAGAGTATAAGAAACATTTTTCCCTCTGAGTGGCAGTGTTGGGTGTTGTAATGAGCTTCAAATGCTAGGGTTAGTGTTCAACCAAAACCCAAGCCTCAACCCTAGCGTCATGTCCACCTCTCCTCTCAAGCTATCATATAGAGAAATCCATGACTTTTAAATAACCATAACCACACTCTCACTTCAGGTGGTATACCGTATTTTactatataccggtattgatgcacggaCCAGTTTGGGTTTTTACTCCACCTCGTATAAGTGTGTGTCAaagtttggtttgttaaatgtgttaCGCTACTCTGCCGTGTGTAATGTCTGTTTTTATAGTTTATTTGTTtgctacttgagtcatctctctcctatctccttccacacacaccaagccccgcCCCCTTTCACTCAACCGGTCACAACCACTTGCAGTGatagtctgcatggtcaatgccgCAGATGCAACAATATGTTGGTGACAACAATGCTGCTTTCCACTTTgcttattaatatatatatatatccatgagCATTCTATAATTACACAATTCATttctgtatcttactgtctgcaaACACCTAGCGAGTTTGGATTTTCTTAGCAAGTTGTAGCTAAAATAAATTGTGGTAACACAGCTGGTGGTAAcacagctggctagctagctaaatgtacTTAGAGCAAACGTAGCTAGTTGATACAGCCTGGTACCAGTGCCGAGGAGTATTCTACGAAACAAGCTAGATCTATTCAGGGTTTTCTAACCAGCTTCACGTTCCTTAAATCACGGCTCAGTGATTTCATGCAGGGTCAGTGGAGGTAGTCgtgagttagcctgccctggaaCAGGGTAGTTCTGAAGGATTCGTTGCCATAGAAATATGCCTGTCTAAAGGTGAGCCACTTTCGTTATGACCCATTATCGTTGATCCAGAAAGGAAAAGGCGAAGCAAGAGGGATATTGTAACTGTGAGGTCAATGAGAGAGTCAATTGGCTTATTTCCTAAGTGTagcttatttgatcgaatagaagttTTGTAATGATTAGGCTGTTACAAGTGTTCTGATATAAGTAGGACCTGTGACATACTGGCAACTTGGAGAAAAAACATTTTATATTGGAGTTGTGCCTAGTCGTCACTAGTTACCTCagtcacaaagtcataaaccccgtCTATTTCTACAATTCCTTTTCTTGAAATGtgattctaacccttaacctttaCCTCATTGCTCACCTTAGCTTTCCATTCAGACCAAAAATAACATTTTTGTTTTAACAATGTATAacttcattaggccctaatctatggatttcacatgactgggaatacagatatatttatctgttggtcacagatgcatTCAAAAAAAGAAGGGGCATGGATCACAAAGctagtcaatatctggtgtgaccactacTTGGTCATGCAGTACAACAAATCTCCTTAGCATGGacttgctggatattggcgggaactggaacaagcTGTCATGCAccttgatccagagcatcccaaacatgctcaatgggtgacatgtctgagcatgcaggccatggaagaactggggaaTTTtctgcttccaggaattgtgtacaggtcCTTGTGAAATGGGGCTGTGCACTACCATGCTGACACATGAGGTGATCGCTGCAGATGAATGgaacaacaatgggcctcagtatCTCGTCACGGTacactgtgcattcaaattgccctcgataaaatgcaattgtgtttgttgtccgtagcttatacctgcccataccataaccccaccgccaccatgggacactctgttcacaacgttgacatcagcaaacagcttGCCCACACGACACAATACACAATTATCTACAACAACTTTGGAGGTAgcttgccaattgcacactccctcaaaacttgagacatctgtggcattgtgttgtgtgacaaaactgcacattttagagtgaccttttattgtccccagcacaaggtgcacctttgtaatgacCATGCtttttaattagcttcttgatatgccacacctgtcag is a genomic window containing:
- the c1qtnf1 gene encoding complement C1q tumor necrosis factor-related protein 1, coding for MTVRGGQPPSALCAWVVLLLLVVSGEPYRTPYDQEQDQNRDRDSETTDLRTDPRTNTKVYHRDVSEVRGKDCRRCCDPGEQPPPHYSNPHYPQQYQAVPQINITILKGEKGDSGQRGPYGKSGKSGQSGPRGPNGIRGTKGSIGTPGEPCKAQYAAFSVGRKKAIHSNDYYQTLVFDTELVNLYGHFNMFTGKFYCYVPGVYYFSLNVHTWNQKETYVHVMHNEREVVILYAQPSDRSIMQSQSLMLELEREDQVWVRLFKGERENAIFSDDFDTYVTFNGHLIKPKSEG